A single genomic interval of Coregonus clupeaformis isolate EN_2021a chromosome 36, ASM2061545v1, whole genome shotgun sequence harbors:
- the ppm1ab gene encoding protein phosphatase, Mg2+/Mn2+ dependent, 1Ab — translation MGAFLDKPKMEKFNAHGEGNGLRYGLSSMQGWRVEMEDTHTAVIGLPHGLNPWSFFAVYDGHAGSQVARYCCEHLLEHIISNPDFRGGGAGPGGGEEEGRVILDRHGHEPSVESVKSGIRTGFLHIDEQMRAISERKHGADRSGSTAVGVMISPRHMYFINCGDSRALLSRRGRLHFFTLDHKPSNPLEKERIQNAGGSVMIQRVNGSLAVSRALGDFDYKCVHGKGPTEQLVSPEPEVYEIERSEAEDEFVVLACDGIWDVMANEELCDFVRLRLEVTEDLERVCNEIVDTCLYKGSRDNMSVVLVCFPGAPKISQEAVKRQAELDKYLQSRVEGGASKKK, via the exons ATGGGGGCATTTTTGGACAAGCCAAAGATGGAGAAGTTCAATGCCCACGGAGAAGGAAACGGCCTACGCTACGGCCTGAGCAGCATGCAGGGCTGGCGGGTAGAGATGGAGGATACACACACAGCTGTCATTGGCCTGCCCCATGGCCTCAACCCCTGGTCCTTTTTTGCCGTGTATGACGGCCATGCTGGCTCTCAGGTGGCCCGCTACTGCTGCGAGCACTTGCTAGAGCACATCATCAGCAACCCAGATTTCAGGGGTGGGGGTGCAGGACCaggaggtggagaagaggagggcaGGGTAATTCTGGACAGGCATGGACACGAGCCATCTGTGGAGAGCGTGAAGAGTGGCATTCGCACTGGCTTCCTGCATATTGATGAGCAGATGCGAGCCATCTCGGAGCGTAAGCATGGTGCGGACCGCAGCGGCTCTACTGCAGTGGGAGTCATGATCTCACCTCGCCACATGTACTTCATCAATTGTGGCGACTCGCGGGCCCTTCTCAGCAGGCGAGGTCGGCTCCATTTCTTTACGCTGGATCACAAGCCCAGCAATCCACTGGAAAAGGAGCGCATCCAGAATGCCGGTGGCTCTGTCATGATTCAACGTGTTAATGGCTCGCTAGCTGTGTCACGGGCCCTTGGTGACTTTGACTATAAATGTGTGCATGGCAAGGGCCCCACAGAGCAGCTAGTGTCGCCTGAGCCAGAAGTGTATGAGATTGAAAGATCTGAGGCGGAGGACGAGTTTGTTGTGTTGGCGTGTGATGGCATCTGGGACGTGATGGCCAATGAGGAGCTATGTGACTTTGTGCGTTTACGTCTAGAGGTGACAGAGGACTTGGAGAGAGTGTGCAATGAGATTGTTGACACATGTTTATACAAG GGAAGCCGGGACAACATGAGTGTGGTGCTGGTGTGCTTCCCTGGTGCTCCCAAGATCTCGCAAGAAGCTGTGAAGAGACAGGCAGAGCTGGATAAGTACCTGCAGAGCAGGGTAGAAGGTGGAGCATCTAAAAAGAAATGA